The nucleotide window TGTTTTTGTCTCAAAGCCTAGACGGATCAAAGCTTTCTCTGCCTTCTCTACCCCTTGTGGAGATGCGCGAATAGTTATCTTCCTCTTTTTGGAGCGGCTATTATCCGTCATAATCTGGGGAAACTCAAGAAGCGATCGCTTACTCCATCACAACTAGGGCATAGGACAATCATAGAGAAATCACAAGTGATTGGCAATTAAATCATTGTGTAGTCTGGGTTTCAGGGATTTAGAGCCATATTAGAACTATGAAGTTTAGGCACAACGAAACCGATGAATGACAACCTAACCCCTAACTCTGACTCCACCATCGAACTGATTATTGCCCAAGAACGATTACGCCAAGCCCGTCAGAGTTTTAACCTGGCTCTTATGACAACTACAACTTGCATTCTAATCAGTTTTGCAGGAGTTGGTCTTGTCCTTCTGGGCAAAGCGAATGAGGGAACCATCACCGCGACTGGGGGTCTAGCATCGACTGGCTATTGTCTCAAGCTGTCAAAAGATGCCAATGATAGACTCGATAAGCTCAAGGGGCGGGTAAGATAGCTAAAAAGTAAATAGGGGGTAGGGTGTCGGGTGTTAGGTGTTGGGAAACTCTTCAAGCCACCTGTAGGGACACGATATTATCGTGCCCCTACCCTAAATGACCTGTGTGCTTAAGTCCGACACTTATTTTTTTGCTCCCGAACCGCCAGAACCGACAGGGAACAGTAGTGCGAGCATCTTGCTCGCTACCCATTCCCAATTTAAATGCGTGACAGCTTAATAAAGGTTTTATTGGTTAATGTTTTCATCTTAAGATATTAGCAGCACTGAAAAACTGTAACATAAGCGACCCGGGCGGGTTTTGTTGTTCATTGATTGGGGAATAGCAGAATTGATTCCCTAAACCCGCCCCTACAATTGACTGGCAATAAATAATTCGGATTACTGAATAGATAGGTCGTAGGTTGAGTTGACGCCTGTTACAGCAATTTCTGGTCTGATGCGATACCTTGATCAGGGCGCACGTCTGTGCGCCCCTACAGGATGAACCGCTATATTGATTGGGAATGTCCTTTGTTGGTGGATTGGCGCTGACGTAATTGTCCCAACGTTCCGCCAAAAACCCCAATTAAAAACAATCCGAATAGTGCGGAAGGTTCGGGTACATCTTTGGCGACGATAAAGGCATTATCCTGAATTGTCGTAATATCCGTATTGCGAACAATAATATCCGAAAGCCTCGTATCGCCAATATCCGGGACTAAATTCAGGAGATCCTGATCAGCCAGATAAAAGAAGCGATCGCCATCCTGTAAACGCTGGAATTGATCGGAGATAATCACATTGAACAATTCGCCAACCATTCCGCCGTTATAGGCATCTTCAGCAATTCCCCCGATCCACAAATCGACTAAATCAATATTATCTTGACCATCGGTTGTGCCGTAAATATCTCGGAAGCGCTGGGCAATTTCGGCGTCGGATGTAATTTGATCGAAACTCGTGTATCCGCCTAACCCCAACGCCTGACGCGCTTCATTATAACTGGGAAGTCCGTGATCGCGTCCCCGTTGAATATTTACAGCGGCTAAATCCAGTCCCCCGTTCCCAGCCGGGAAGAGGAAATTGCGAACATCATCGACGATGAATGCATCGATGGTTTGCGCTTTCTGAGAGGCTAATCCCAACAGCAAGGAATCAATCCCGTTATCGGTAATTTCTTGAGGTTTAAAAAAACTATCTCTCAATGAAATACTTCCCGCTGATGTACCATCATTGTTGATCCGTTGCAATTCTGAGGGTAACATCGTGTGACCCACTCGGTAGGCGGCGGTGGAAAATTCGTTGCTGATACTGGGGTTTACCGTTTCATCGTAGCCACTATAGGGATCAATTGCTCCTTCACCCAAGAGTAAAGGCAGAAACTCATTATAGGTAATTGCCTGAATTTGGGCGCTGACAATCCGGCGGGTGGTTTGATAGATATAGTCATCTACAGAAAGTCCCGCATCAGCGGCTTTTTGAGACGTTGTTGGATCAGCGGCAATTTCATCGGCTAACCGATTGTGTTCCCGGACAAAAAGTGTGTGAACGGCTGTTAAGCCAATCTGTTCATTTGACCGCACATCCCCGGCGATAAATAGATCTTCAGCATCAACACCAAAGGGATTGGCATTCGGCAGATTTGCAGTATTGAATATTAACAAATTACCCGCACTGGTTTTGAGTTTTCCGCTGTCTCCTGTGCGTAAAAAATTCGCTCGTTCTATATCAGAACCATAGACATTTGACCCATCAATATACGCTGTAATCGCGTTTACCTGTTGGCGGGGATTATTACTATCTGTACCCGTTCCT belongs to Coleofasciculus chthonoplastes PCC 7420 and includes:
- a CDS encoding TRADD-N-associated membrane domain-containing protein; amino-acid sequence: MNDNLTPNSDSTIELIIAQERLRQARQSFNLALMTTTTCILISFAGVGLVLLGKANEGTITATGGLASTGYCLKLSKDANDRLDKLKGRVR
- a CDS encoding peroxidase family protein is translated as MMTAHKIRQTLLTLTSFATLGFAVSLPAQAIEFRSIDGSNNNLDNPTWGEAEIELIRLLEPDYSDEISAPAGMNRPNPRAISNAIASQSESLPNPFHASDWLWQWGQFVDHDIDLTDPPEGAEPLPIIVPENDLTFTPGSEIPFNRNVAAPGTGTDSNNPRQQVNAITAYIDGSNVYGSDIERANFLRTGDSGKLKTSAGNLLIFNTANLPNANPFGVDAEDLFIAGDVRSNEQIGLTAVHTLFVREHNRLADEIAADPTTSQKAADAGLSVDDYIYQTTRRIVSAQIQAITYNEFLPLLLGEGAIDPYSGYDETVNPSISNEFSTAAYRVGHTMLPSELQRINNDGTSAGSISLRDSFFKPQEITDNGIDSLLLGLASQKAQTIDAFIVDDVRNFLFPAGNGGLDLAAVNIQRGRDHGLPSYNEARQALGLGGYTSFDQITSDAEIAQRFRDIYGTTDGQDNIDLVDLWIGGIAEDAYNGGMVGELFNVIISDQFQRLQDGDRFFYLADQDLLNLVPDIGDTRLSDIIVRNTDITTIQDNAFIVAKDVPEPSALFGLFLIGVFGGTLGQLRQRQSTNKGHSQSI